The following is a genomic window from Thioclava electrotropha.
GGAGGTGCTGGCCAATCCGTTGATCGCGCGCCATGCGCCGCTGCTTTCCCGCGCTGCACCCCATGTCGCGCACCCGGCAATTCGCAATCGTGGCACGATCGGTGGCAATCTGGCGCTTGCCGATCCGGCATCGGAATTCCCGGCTGCTGTGCTGGCCATGCGGGCGGAACTTGAGGTCATGGGCCCCGAAGGCCGGCGCATGATCGCCGCCGACGATTTTTTCCTCGACCTTTACGAAACAGCCCTCATCCCCGGCGAAGTGCTGACCGCCATTCACGTGCCGCTCCCTCCCGAAGGACGGGTGTTCGGCTTCGACGAGATCGCGCGTCGCCGGGGCGATTACGCCATGGTGGGCGTGGCCGCACAGGCCGATATGTCCGATGGCGTGGTTTCCGATGCGTCGGTGACGCTGTTTTCAGTGGGTGTCACCCCGATGCGCGCCGCCGCGGCGCAAGACGCGCTGGAAGGCGCCCCGCTCTCAACGGA
Proteins encoded in this region:
- a CDS encoding FAD binding domain-containing protein — encoded protein: MKLPSFEFLRARSLAEAWALHSDAGGDAVYLSGGHSVVPSMALRLQAPSRLIDISQIAELHGVELQGETLRIGAMTRHAEVLANPLIARHAPLLSRAAPHVAHPAIRNRGTIGGNLALADPASEFPAAVLAMRAELEVMGPEGRRMIAADDFFLDLYETALIPGEVLTAIHVPLPPEGRVFGFDEIARRRGDYAMVGVAAQADMSDGVVSDASVTLFSVGVTPMRAAAAQDALEGAPLSTDSIARAQAALATDLDPPDDPGFPAERRLQLARVLLGRVLTRMEAVQ